DNA from Labrus bergylta chromosome 3, fLabBer1.1, whole genome shotgun sequence:
ctctcctccttcccctccttctcttccttctcctccttctcctccttcctctccttcctctccttctcctccttcttctccttctcctccttcttcctctccttcctctccttcttcttgaAGTCGTCATATCACTTTAGGTTAGGTGAGAACACCTGACTAGGACCCAAAGATCATAGCTCAATATTTTTCAGCTGATACCCTTTtttttgatgttgatgatgaataTGGCATCAAGTCGGGCACCAAATCCTCACCTGAGTTTCTGAGAGTTTCACTGAATCAGAAgtaagagcagcagacacagagcagatTCTAAATCTGAACAATGACATGACGCTGTCCGTCCAGTTGTGGGGAACAAACCTCTCGTcctctgtgtgactgtgtagtTCATTTGAGCGCCAGTGACCCGGTAAACTGTCCTGTTCTGTACCAGCACACACATCCAGATGACGGACAGCGTAGGAGAGTCTCTGGTCAGGACGTCCTGTGGAACCGAAGGCTTCAAGAACATCAAGAAGTCGACGCCAGTCGCCGCTCAGACTGCAGGAATCTCAGCTGCCTCGGTGAGTTCTCATATTTTACTCTCACACTCTTCCTCACGGTGagaggtaaccatgctcagacccggttagtcctggagcagtgtgagtgcaggcctgcgggggggaatggggagggggggacaatCATGCTTCAGTgcggtacgggacaactttccAGTGTCAGTGCGCCCTGACTTTCTCTAAATGATTGGCCACCATGTTAACAAAGAAGTGCAATCATTCttgttttaaaaccataaataaatataagtaAAGAGCACTGCGTCCCTCCTCCGCCTGTAAGTGATGTATGTTAAATACGTGTTGTACATAAACTGGCCTCATCGGGGGGGAGATGACGGAGCAGCAGGAGGTGTTAAGTGCTTCTTTAGACTCTTTATTAGTGTGATTTATGTGGACTGCAGGCTCACAGGGTCGAGCTCACACTGATTCACAGGGTGAGAAATGGAAGTGTTTAATTGTAGTGCCTTGTAGTCTTTCGTCACATTAGTGGATGTGTGAGATTATTTTAGACCCTGACCTcctgtgtttacatgttgtaGAGCTGAAAATGAACATGTAGCGACCGACCTCATGAGAGTAGAAATCCCTCCTCGGCCCGGAAGTCCCTCTCCGAAACTCCTacctacccgacctaaaaagcctctgcatgtttctaataagctccacgagcagaaacgtgctcaaactaggatcaatattggagatgcttttgaaaaatggagagaggttagaacacagaaaggtttacagacccatgcagagctggataaacactgaagcttcagagtccaccacatggtgacctgagtgagcatccactctagagagggggggggggggggacagctctctacaatgttttgaatttggactgcagtaacccattttgaacactaggtgtcagagttacatactgctcctttaatggaACCTGTTCACACATTTTAGCGACAGGACGTTCTGctctttcacttcctctttgcactgaaatgaaataaaatctcAACCGGCTGTAAACTTAGACATCaatggtctgtgtgtgttcctctgaaCAGAAAGCCACAGCGAAGGGGGTGACGTTTGTCCGAGTCGTCATCAAAGGTATCGGCCCAGGACGTCAGGTGAGTAAGAGAACGAagaatgtttcttttattttgcattagTGCCTCGTGATCCCATTTCAGTGCATCTCTGCAGGCCCCCAAAAGCCTGAAACTATTGTCTTATAACTCAACCTTTTAAAAAGCATGCCAGTCGTTTCTTTAACGACTCATTCATTATTAACTTAATGGTTTAATTTATAAATGTTGGAAAATGACCACACCCGCCCCCCATCCTGTCCTCActgggatagtctccagctgtgaggtgaatgtgtgaacaaccagaacAAGAGGATCTAGATTTTCACAATCATAACCAAAATTAAATCCATATTGATCTGAAACATCCTGTAATCGGTCAGACTGAAGTATAAACTTTGATATTTAATAAGCACAAGCAGCCTCATATTTCCTCTGAAATATGGAAAGCATTCAGGGTCATTTTAGGACGATGGGATgaaatgcaaacatgttttGCATTTTCTAGTACTGACCTGCTCGGCCCTTGATCTAATATTGAGAGTGCATCTGAAATAAACCCGTCAGTGCATGAAGAAAGACGACCTCTAATTATTCCAGTCCTCTCATGATGAGGATCATTTAAGGCCGTTTAAGCTAACTGACACATCTTGATCCGCTCCCATTAgcgttgttgatgaatgaatgCATTGTGTTGCAGGTCTGCGATCCAAGGCCTGACGATGGGCGGCCTGGAGGTGGTATCGATCACTGACAACACCCCCGTTGCCGCACAATGGATGCCAGCCCACGCAAAGCCAGAAGGACTTGAGCTCAGCGAAGACAGcatgcaggaggaggaagaagcagTGAGGACGGCGTGCGTTATGTGTAATATGCTAATAAAGTGTTCTGTTATGTAACCTCTGGCTCTGAGCTGACCTTACATAATTCATTTGTGAAAATAATTGCAGATGGTGTTTAGTAATGAGCAGAGAACAGGTGTCTCCGTCCTCCACTGCGACTGTTGACACATGAAGAAACCTTCAGTCTCACTGCAGGCAGCTCTGATGTTCATTAACCGGCCCGGTGTTTGCagacagaacagaaacagactgaCGGCGTGTTAgagcctgaacacacacacaacgctcaacacacacaacacacaatgctgacacacacacacacaatgcttgAACACGCACAccgctcaacacacacacacaatgctgaacacacacacacaatgctgaacacgcacacacaacgctcaacacacacacacaatgctcaacacacacacacaatgctgaacacgcacacacaacgctcaacacacacacacaatgctcaacacacacacacaatgctgaacacgcacacacaacgctcaacacacacacacaatgctgaacacacacacacaatgctgaacacgcacacacaacgctcaacacacacacacaatgctgaacacacacacacacacacaacgctcaacacacacacacacacaccgctgaacACACACGCTCAACACACAAcgctcaacacacacacgctcacacacacaacacaacgcTCAACACACAACGCTAAACACACAAcgctcaacacacacaaccacgcTAAACACACAACGctaaacacacaacactcaacacacacaatgCTGAACACACAACGCTCAACACACAacgctcaacacacacacaacgctcaacacacacacaacgctcaacacacacaacaccgcTGAGCACACACAAccgctcaacacacacacagctgaacacacacaacacaccgcTGAGAACACACACAATGCTGAACACAACGCTCAACACACAACGCCGCTGAGCACACACAACCGCTCCACACATAACCACAcgctcaacacacacaacgctcaacacacacaccgctgagcACACAATGCTACACACACAACGCTCAACACCgctgaaacacacaacacaccgcTGAACACACAActgaacacacaacacaccactGAGCGCTCAACACAACAGACACcgctcaacacacacaacacaccgctgaacacacacacacacaacacaccgctgaacacacacacacacacaacacaccgcTGAACACACAACACTCAACATGAACAGATGACACATGGCTGACCCATCTTGTATGAACAAAGTTCTCTTTATATTGGACTTTATACGCATCAGACGGCCAAACATGATATAAATACATCGTAGTAaagctctgcagaaaaaaaaaaaaacatttacaaatcagTCATGTACATGTGGCGTTAAAAACGCAAACTTTAGGCGGACATGCACGAACAAACATCCAGATGAGTGGAGTGTCACAACAAGTGCTTCTGATGAGGCGTGGGGCACattcaatctttctttttaacaaCGCGACACATTTTCttacctttcaaaataaaagacatcacATGGAGGCCTTTTTAAACATCAGAAGAAACCAGCCCGCCGCCCTTATTTAGTGCAAATGTTCTGGACCGATTCCCTAAAAATGTAGATGGTAcagtttgaagaagaaaaaaggacgCTGTCGAACAGGATTCTGGTTTCTGCAGAGATCTGAGAATTCCTCAACTCCTGCCTAAACGAAGGACGGGACCCCATGTTATGTCGGgcgccctatgtacagaggcccATAGTCCTCAAGGGCTCGAATCCGacatctgcctctctctcctccccaacacttcctgtctctcttcatctgtcatcaaaacaatatttatatagagaaagagaaagtacTCTGACAAAAAGACTCACACATAATTATGTCATTTAATCTTCAAgctctttactttttttttttttttccaagtcacACGCAGAAATGAGCCCTTGAATAGTgacttcctgctg
Protein-coding regions in this window:
- the mrps11 gene encoding LOW QUALITY PROTEIN: 28S ribosomal protein S11, mitochondrial (The sequence of the model RefSeq protein was modified relative to this genomic sequence to represent the inferred CDS: deleted 1 base in 1 codon), yielding MFTLNCVRSLCRHVAANATGSAVCRNVGLQRTLCSSSVRHQGAADSENTSKDFSQLPPLPGQESSLRWGGKKFEELPIVHIKATYNNTHIQMTDSVGESLVRTSCGTEGFKNIKKSTPVAAQTAGISAASKATAKGVTFVRVVIKGIGPGRQSAIQGLTMGGLEVVSITDNTPVPHNGCQPTQSQKDLSSAKTACRRRKKQ